One Vitis vinifera cultivar Pinot Noir 40024 chromosome 8, ASM3070453v1 genomic window carries:
- the LOC132254204 gene encoding uncharacterized protein LOC116803646, with protein sequence MGGVVDLNTILVPFSLFLTVGYHVFLWHSMKRKPFLTAIGMETSMRRVWLQKGGVRMGILAVQSLRNSLQETVLIALTAIAINTALAALINNAYSASHSLISGTFFGSQSGPIFYLKYVSASLFLLASFLCSSMGVGCLIDASILINASGEFSSPGYAEMIMERGFMFALVGNRMLYMAFPLLSWMLGPVCLVVSSVALVCGLYELDFGSNCAISKKQSLLFIKEDAKKYET encoded by the exons ATGGGAGGGGTTGTTGATTTGAACACCATCCTCGTGCCCTTCAGTCTCTTCCTCACAGTGGGCTACCATGTTTTTCTATGGCACAGCATGAAGAGGAAGCCCTTCCTTACTGCGATTGGAATGGAAACATCGATGAGGAGAGTGTGGTTGCAAAAG GGTGGTGTTAGGATGGGGATACTGGCCGTCCAAAGCTTGAGGAACTCTCTACAGGAAACCGTACTGATTGCTTTGACCGCCATTGCCATTAATACAGCATTGGCAGCTTTAATCAACAATGCATACTCTGCTAGCCACAGTCTGATCAGCGGTACATTTTTCGGGTCGCAGTCTGGCCCGATCTTCTATCTGAAGTATGTTTCTGCCTCACTGTTTCTGTTAGCTAGCTTCTTGTGCAGCTCCATGGGAGTTGGGTGCTTGATAGATGCCAGTATCTTAATAAATGCATCGGGCGAGTTCTCGTCTCCTGGATATGCAGAAATGATAATGGAGAGAGGGTTCATGTTCGCCCTGGTAGGCAACAGGATGCTGTACATGGCCTTTCCTTTGCTGTCATGGATGCTTGGTCCGGTGTGCCTGGTGGTGTCCTCGGTAGCATTGGTTTGTGGACTGTATGAGCTTGATTTTGGCAGCAACTGCGCAATAAGTAAGAAGCAAAGCCTTCTCTTCATTAAAGAAGATGCAAAGAAATATGAAACTTAA
- the LOC100255013 gene encoding WRKY DNA-binding transcription factor 70, translated as MERHTDATMSTMECTWSEKISGDRKRAIDELLRGRSFTKQLRSVLLGGDQQESAQDLLVKISRSFTDTLSILNSGESDEAVSQIPASGQLYSPGWHGRRSEESCESGKSSTKDRRGCYKRRKNSQSWIRITPNFHDDGYAWRKYGQKVILNAKHQRSYYRCTHKHDQGCMATKQVQMTEEEPPMYKTTYHGQHTCKSMLKSSQIMVENSTARDSSILLSFESNNQDDSNAFFSSFPLIKQEEEIPNDDQEVTYNNHTNNNNKNNNSSSSDYLLSLELTTFESNLGSDHGDVLSGVNSSCTDSTHSLDDMMMDFDDVLIGFEC; from the exons ATGGAGAGGCACACAGACGCCACCATGAGCACAATGGAGTGCACCTGGTCGGAAAAGATCTCCGGCGATCGGAAAAGAGCCATCGACGAGCTGCTTCGAGGTCGCTCCTTCACCAAGCAGCTTCGCAGCGTCCTCCTCGGAGGGGATCAACAGGAGTCGGCCCAGGATCTTCTAGTGAAAATCTCGAGGTCATTCACCGATACTCTTTCTATATTGAATTCCGGCGAGTCCGACGAGGCCGTCTCACAGATTCCGGCGAGTGGTCAGCTGTATTCGCCGGGTTGGCATGGCCGGAGGTCGGAGGAATCTTGCGAGAGTGGTAAGAGTTCCACCAAGGATCGCAGGGGCTGTTACAAGCGAAG GAAGAATTCGCAATCTTGGATCAGAATCACCCCTAATTTTCACGATGACGGTTATGCCTGGCGAAAATACGGACAAAAAGTCATACTCAATGCTAAACATCAAAG AAGCTACTATAGGTGCACCCACAAGCATGACCAGGGCTGCATGGCAACCAAACAGGTTCAGATGACTGAAGAGGAGCCCCCAATGTACAAAACCACATACCACGGCCAGCACACATGCAAAAGCATGCTGAAGTCATCTCAGATTATGGTGGAAAATTCTACTGCAAGAGATTCTTCCATTCTGCTCAGCTTTGAATCAAACAATCAAGATGATAGCAACGCCTTTTTCTCATCATTCCCCTTGATAAAACAAGAGGAAGAGATCCCAAATGATGATCAGGAGGTGACCTACAATAACCATACcaataacaacaacaagaaCAACAACTCCTCATCCTCTGATTATCTTCTGTCACTGGAGCTCACCACATTTGAATCCAATCTGGGGTCTGATCATGGTGATGTCCTTTCTGGGGTTAACTCTTCTTGTACGGACAGCACTCACAGTTTGGATGATATGATGATGGACTTTGATGATGTTCTTATCGGTTTTGAGtgttag